TACACAAAGTAATTTACCTCATTTGGATTCTCAGTAGGAGTTGGTTCTAAAATCAGAAAAAATATACAAATGAAATAGTTTAGTCATCTTTTTGTTAGCATGCTGTTTTACTCCGAATGTGCTGAGAAAATGTTCTGTAACATATTTTGCTTTAAGTACACTAGAAGCAATAAAGAGTTGATAGGCTAAAAGAACAGTTCAGattttcatttaaacaaaaacagtcGTCCACAGAAAAGATCTTTTTTCATGTTGAGGGCCAaagactcgtgtgtgtgtgtgtgtgtgtgtgtgtgtgtgtgtgtgtgtgtgtgtgtgtgtgtgtgtgtgtgtgtgtgtgtgtgtgtgtgtgtgtgagtgtataccTTCAGTGTGGACCTGTGCAGTGGTGGCGgtggcggtggtggtggtggtggcttTGCTGCAGACTCCCCTGCCCTCCAGCAGGGCTCGGAGGGGCCTCTGCTCATCTTGTGGAGGCTCACAGCGAAGACCTTGGGCACAGCTCAGGGTGTAGACACCACATGGCTCTCCAACAGCCAGCGTGGTGGCATTTAAATCCGCAGGCGGCGGACCCTGAAGCAGCTTCCCCTCGCAGGTGGGACATCCTCTGGGTAGTGGGATCAGCACGCTACACAGAGTCCTCTCTGAGAGGAGCAGCACCAGGATGTTCGTGTAGATGAGCATCCTTGCTTTTAAAGTTTTACAGCGATAACTTGTGTCCGATTCCTCAGCGCAAAGTTAATCCTCAGACTGAACTCTGTCCTTTTATTTGAGAGGATGGTTTAATTTCCTCAGACTAAGTGATGATAAGGCAGACAGACACCACTGGCAGCACCTTTTAAAGAGCCCAAAGGTATGGGAGGGTTCATGATGGAGAGTGTTAGCTTTCCCTCTCATTTCCACACAGCTGAGCACCCAACCCCTTCGACACgactctgacacacacacgctcataccAGCTGCTGTCTGTCATCCTGGACACTGTAATGTTTTCTACACTCATAAATCACAGCTTATCACGGTGTCTGCTGCTCCGTTGCTCTGCTTTTCCCCTCTTAAGGGGTCATTTATTTATGGAGGAACAGCTTTAATGTGATAAACAAGTCAAAGTACAACCATTACATGTATGAAAGTAAAGATATAATTTCAAGTTCTTCTATTGAACCAACACTTTTCATGTAGGTTTTATTTTTTAAGCATATTTTAACATAACCTCTAAAAAACTGCTATTAAACATTGTTGGAGTTCCAATAAATTACTTCATTATGTTAGAAAGGCACAATTTCTACTCTTGTTatagttatagaacattttaacatACTTCCTATTGATGGTATCTTTATTTCAAAACAGCAGCTTCTGTTCGCAGAGTGAGTTCACAGCATTTAAATGCTGAGATAAAGAGGAATTGAGGTTTATGATGTTTCGTTGAAAGCTCAGTGActaaaatggaaaaaaaacttGTGTAATTAATAAATAATGgataaaaatatctaaatatctaGCCAGCAAATTCCAGAGAATGACTCACATTACATTAGAAGACGGAACTTTATGAGAACATAAACCTAATCGGGGAGAGACTACGTTAAAATTGTTTATCAAATTTTATATATAGATTTACATATCttaatcaaaaataaataaaactgttgttaaaataaaataaaataaaatcataaagCGGACGTGGCAGCGCCCcgcgtcatttggaattctaggatgtccaaggaagatcccgcctttctcgtctctgattggctagaaaggctctaCTATGATTGGCTATTTCGTTTGACAGCAAGAGTTTAGCTGTAGAAAGAGCTCAGTGCTGACTGTGTCCttctgccaccagcagaaagctgttttggggagtttagtaaagaaagtgtgaacttagcgctataataaacattctgtcctggtgtgcaaaatattttatgttccataaaaaacagaaaaacgtaaaatgtgaatttgaaatcttgttgcatttatcaaactgttggacttactttatttatcttggctctgaagcattagagtgcataggataaacatatgtgccttacctgggtatgacATTTAATAAAACTTCCCTATTCTGCCAagctgtgtgcatcaggtctgtttcttctctagaataatgaaaactggtgaaaaataggtctaaatcataatcagctaTAACTTAATTTTTGATTGAATGATACACATTTAATCTGATGATGAGAGGTGTGCtctaacttgtaaacagccttaacctattaaagcaggatagcttaataatgaagtaataagataaccccaatagagccaacagatataaagtcagtctacagtgtgataaaatgctacaagaattattacaagttcacatttgatgttattcaggctcttttatgaaagaaactgaacctggtttgttgctaaacaggaaagggtgtttattatagcgatgaattcacattttctttaaaaaaaaactcctcaagatctggctgtaatCATAAAAACCTGCAGCGAGGTAAAACTGTTTCCTCTTACACGAAATAACCAATCGTAgaagagcccttccagccaatcagaggcgagaaaaggCGGGATCTTCTTTGGACATCCTAGATTTCCAAATGACGCGCACGGGTTAATATTTCCTCTCATTTGATTGGTCGAGGAGGCGGGACTTCCGGTTGTACATACTGGGCATAAAGCGAAAGAGTTCACCTCCTAAAAATAGGAAGAAAAACCGAAGAACGACGGATTACAAGTTATCGAACAGTAAGGAATCAACGCTGAAAGGGGAGACTTTGAGTAGTGTGTGTACACTCTTTAGTATTTTAAGGGTAACACGATATATTTTACCACACAGCGCGGTTACGTCTGAGAATGGCTAACCGGCCAAGAGTCCTGCGTGTACTTTACGATGCTGAGTTCAAGGAAGCTCGTAATTGTTTAAACTACACATGgtaacatgcagctaattaaacaAAAATTCGAGTGTAATTTTGCCTTTTTACTTCACGTAACTTTGAATTCAACTGACATTAGACCTCTGTCTTTAGATTAAATCATAATTTATTTATTGTTCCTGTATATTTAAGAACAGTTTCAGGTGGTTACAGCTTCGTAACAGACGCCTTTGTTGACTGAAGTAAaaacatttcagtttatttattcagcAACATTAAAAGTTGTATCAGAATTATTAGAATTGTTTGGTAAAATATGATTGCACCATACTACCCTGTAATTTAAAGATACTTGTATCAAACAATAACATGttgataaaaatgtaaattctattTGTCACAATAAGGTTGTGTTCTGAGTTGATATTTTTATGGTGtttagattttcagaataaaagaaaAAGTGTTATATTAAGGCAGACTTTGAGAAGGTTTTGGTTTGCTCTGACACCTGAATGATAAATCTGACCACCAAAAGACATCCATTGGCAATGTCAAGCCTATATGTAGGCTTTAACTTGTTTCAAGAATGTGGGAATGAATGGGAATGTGAAACCACAACCTCCTCATGGGAAGGGTTTGTCCTGAGGATCTAATCTGCAGCCCTCTTGTTGACGGAGAACAATAGTGATTCTGTTGTGGTCAACTTCATTACCTGTCTTTTTGGAAATGAACTGTGCTGTTACACTGTGAGATGAATCATCAGTGAATGCAACCCCAAAGCAGGTTTCCTCTTTAACTCATAACAAGCGGTGATAAAATTTGGTCAAAGgtcatgttttgtttgtttgttttccagaGTGGAATGATTGTCAGACATGGACGACATAAACCTTCTTCATTATCGCTTAATGAACTGGAGGAGGCGAATTCGAGAGATTCGTGAGGTCCGAGCCGTGCGTTATCGGGAGCGACTCAAGAGGATGTTGAGAGATGGAGATGTACTCAGGTAGGAGCATTGCTGCTGAAAGTGGAGAAGCCGATTGGTCATACATTTCTTTCTGCTGAGTCAGAGTTCAGAATTGCATGGTTTATGCTGATATAACTAATGTCCTTTCTTTTATAGGTATCATGGGAATGCAGATGAAGTGGGCTGTTTTGTTGCAGCAAGGCCTTTGACCAAAAGGAACCGATACTTCGAAGTAAGAATTGATTTCTCTGAAATTTTATTTCAGCTATAAAGGTTGAATTCTCACTGGAGTACATTTTTAGTTagtgctgcagctatcgaatcctCTGTCGATTAATCTAATATTCTCTTTCGAGACGTTTCAAGTGATATGAGAATGTGGTCCGCTCCAGCAAAtaggaaaataaaacaacaaaggctcaataatgtgtattaagttggtgttgtctagttccctctttcccatttatagttaataaatattttatggaaaAAACGTGACCTACATTTCATTAAcaatttaggtttgtattaacatCACTTACCCCAGGCAAACTGACACATCTAAATATTAACAGACATTAGTTTTgctgtttagtgcaacttacttaaaataaaatatttcatcCCAAAACCGTGATTATATCTATCATCAGGTTAAAGCTCTGCCCCACATGGATTTAGGATCGGCCACAGCCGATTGCTCTATAGCTGCAGGGTGATGTTGTCCCACTGGACTCCTGCTGAGTCTCGGCCGCGCCTCCACCTGGCGcaaccactcacctgctgatatgacaAGTTGGCAAAGGGAGACGCTCGCctcctaaaaaaaaaaacctgtcatCCTCCCCTTTCTCCTAGTGATGGCAGTGATCAGGAAATCCTCTTTCCTGCAGTCAGTTTCTATGCTCTTTGTGTGTGCTCATGTGCACACTCGCGTGTGCACACGCTTGTTAATGACTCATTTTTCCGACCGAGAAACTCTGAGAGTGCACGCAGTTGAGGAGGGTGCTGTCAATcactagctgcgttttcatgtgcctaatttcctcaatccgattgaaatcttggttgatcggagtttccgaatctctgttcacatggacacgaactgaaatgatccgatcatgccgtgcgtacatatgcaccaagcatttaatccgattaaataggttgagcatgcgcagagttgcctttcacgaaagaaaaattgtaaacaaacgccatgaaacgaaaagaaaaatgtaaaaacagaaataaccattcttcctgctttcctgatccatttattcaatttaatatttttatttagctcatagaagttacgttttcttcagtgaataactgcagatatatgctttgctgcattttattgttgattaaaataagggagggttatgtctgcctcttgatcagctggtccgcaggtctgaattgacagctgttgcgctgcgctgcggcacagagcgggggtgggggggggtgggggggttagcctcatgttttattactgagctctgttgtggcttattattaataacatgtgacgatcagctgaaactgttgagaaaaatctgttcaaacaaaataacagaagatgttcagaaagtttagaagcctgtgttcatcattaacgaaccgcatctcaggtcatctgcgtttacgtgcttttaacgaacacggactttactgtcgtccagagtatttaaccgaggacgttttcctacccaacatcagcctccaatcaggtctgtaaaacccagattatcctgtgttctttacaagcgtgtctccatcacctgctgcagaagctgctgtgttcaaagctgacagaaacggggatccgtgcgctgcaacccccacgataaacctgcgtatttccagtaaagatttgaacatctttgtcgaatgatttgtgcaataatcagatttttattttacttccacaaaatgcaagttctgaattaaatattactgaaacgggacggcttgttgtcggatttaaaagccgccgcttgttaattacaccgtcatttttgaagtcaggcagtccaaatgacagcggagaggcccgctggctgttgcacacatgcgcagtgggcattgttttaccccaacaatccgaatggctgtgcacatgcacgtcaatcggaatgaagaacggaataaaccacctctctcaatcggattgaaatttcaatccgatcgggccgaatcggatcagaatattctgattgacatgtttacatgcagaattttcaatctgaatgggcattcaatccgattaaatatgcgcatgtaaacgtggctattgCCTCAGCGCCACCCTCTCGGTCCTCCTGgcagcattttttttttcaggtattCTTCAAACAGGAAGTCCGGTTGAAATTAGTCTCCACCCATGGTGTTACTCCCTCTTTAACGCTTGATCCCAAACTTTAGACCTTTTCAGTCTTCGACAATGGTTTGTGTCTTTGCCACTGACCAATGACCACGTTGTGCGCCAcaaaaatgtgttcagactgtggtgcgcacatttaacgaagcttGGAATCCGTACAAAATAATTTGACGAATTTAATAAATCAAACCCTCCGATgatttgtttcagctctaattttAAGTGCACCGAATAGTTGAGTTAAtgcagtgcttaatttgtaaatgaAACGTTCCCGTAACGCAAATAGTgacgtcaaaccaaagttcactaaaggcaaaaCAGATGCCGCAACAcgcacgggggtggggggttgattcgctggagtttttgacaatttaaaattgcacccacattttcaagttaacacacatttctttctataatggtagtttttgcatctttactgttcccctgcttcagccctccccctgcgcagcggccgcaaattctgatgcgcctgcagcctctcagagttcctgctgctctaaacattaaaataattatttcattttctgttcctcacttctgattaccttcaatggtgtctgtttgttgctaccaggtagggctgcaacaacgaatcgataaattcgatgaaaatcgattactaaaagcgttggcaacgaattgcgtcatcgattcgttgtgtcgcacaactcttccaaaagcgcccccccttcccgcccgccgttgcgcgcagacagatcagcgcgagggagagccggcagatcagagcgagggagagccggcagatcagcgcgagggagagccggcaggtgtttggaagaggaacatggcagaagcagcgagagtcaaaaaagtaaaaacttttaaagtttgggagcattttcagttaaatcaggcgaagacattcgttacctgcaacgtttaggtcagacttagcatggcacgggatgatgcagcgtcttaaacgcaagcatgtcgggatcatcagcgaggaaggagagaactctgtttccgggtaaattaaaaacttttcaaaagtgattcatccaagtcccggatttttacacaggctagacatgccctaagctcgtaaaaaaagagtctaaagtcgtgagcgcgacgcttattagatgagcggggggagtcaagctgctgcgaaccggtttcgcccaaggccggattaactgagcaattgcccagggcccacgaactctaaagggcccagggcacgagcaaaatactgtatctataatttcccgctttatgaggactatggtgaccgtacgttccttttttcccggacgtgtccacttttcactctctgtccgggcgtccggactgcgggttcttgtattgatgaaaatgtccggcttttcatccaggagcagggatcgaattatgggggagctgtatatcctacacatcaggggagccggaaaaaagttttctatattatatcatttttggactcttttgagcagagagcggcacagcgtgttgttgcgcagcgctccaggcagctgcttccggcGCACggcccattctcaaagtggcgcaaccaaaaaactataattagcacacgatcgttcatgtctgcacgttctctattttctgtcttatttgtgcctgcagcgctctgctactgcggagctcatcacctgtgctgcggcgatttcacctcacgcagcatcgaaaacgcgctctgcgctttgcagtcaggagatcccttagatctgctcaaaagtaactgatgaggtgaaaaagtaagaatccaggcagcagtttttctggagaattaagaggagatgcaggaagaagagagacagacaggacaggaaaatatagttaaataaaaacaagaaaacaaaacaaagtgttgaaaagtaaaatgtaggtagatttatctccactacacgtttttaccagtaaaaacaataagttatacacgtgtagtatttacacatctgatacaattcagatcgccttcaaaactcagtcacacacccagggccgtttcaagacatttttggggccaaggcaaaatgcccccccccccccccccccataactgggctccccagaagcctctgtgtaattcatgccctctccagtagtgttagttatacagtgtttataaaagcccctcagacatcactgacatgttctaatattatcagatgaaaaactaaattatcagacatgctgtctcatctgctgcttttctaaacttgcaaaaagtaacaaaaccatttgaaagccactatttgtggattctctgaaagtttccatggagtgtgtgacagcttattttttctgtcatttttggaaatagtgatcaattttgattaattcacagcctatgtttaattacatttaaaaattagttgtttgacatccccagttataataaatgtctacagatgagataaaacaaaacagatgagaattgcccttaagctgtttaattggaccaagcattttaggtcacagatagatgtagcttagggtctctgtctatacaccttataagacaatttaggtgatggcatgttgtttttctgctattgaactgttttctaataatgttgtgttaaataaagtgaaggaaggagagaaataacgtttccctagcagtttttaaaaatttccccatgtaatccgattaatcgattaatcgtgtcgagaccccatccgattcatcgattatccaaataatcgtttgttgcagccctactaccaggtacaaaaactaacttgtttttatttgactatttttctgtcctgttatcttcctgcatctcctctcaatcctaaagaaaaactgctacctggcttcatatattttcacctcatgagttacctttgaactgcagttcaaaaagatacACCTACCACAAATATAGCGGAGTGCACGCTGACAGCACCGGTCGGTGAAGTCACTGGACGATACATGTGATGTGCTCCgcagcagtgaaacgcatcagacacaaataaaagacagaaatcattaaaggatatgagccgacataagcgatcgcatgttaaatttggTTTTGAGGTGGTGAAACtttgaaaatgttactgtggccgtgctcaggacgcatttgCCTGGAGCGCgtaagagctctgcgcctctcagctctaaataatccctggagagtccacataaataatgtaatatacgTAGAACCAGAATCGttttcgggctccccctgggtgtgtaagctgAGAGCTTCCAAGGGCGCCTGTCTTCCTTTGGGGTGAGCCGGGAtccctttagctcacccgtaatttGAACCCTGCGTGTAGAACAAGTTGGTCgcatgagttgccggatcctagcagacagttgcagaacggtcctttcaaaataagatagttccTGGGTCTTgttccggctcaaattaagcactgAGTTAATGTAAAATCCTGGTTTGAAAACCTTATTCAAATTTTATCGTGAGAAGTTTTGTAACATCTAAACCTCAAAGTTtacaaaaaaaaggtttttttttttttaaccagattgaaaaaaaaaatgtaaaattcatGTTTTCagttcagggtttcccccagaaaatgagtcgcACGCTCCgccccgcagcgctcctctgtgagagcgagggtgggttggttgcacacgttccgctgctgtttctcaccagtatcagctgatggaaggCTCTAGTTTCGCTGCGCCGTTCATGTCAGTGGACACAgtaggggaggggggcggggcatgacgcttagcatgacgggtgggcaagcaaagcctggcgggtcgcgaggcttataaagcgctgggggaaaccctgcagttTTAGTCTTTGATCAAAAATACAAAATCAAAACACAGGCCGCAGGACCTAGTTTGATTTTAATTTGCCATCAGCCGGATTTAGGTGGACAGGTGTCATACCAATGTAGTTATTCCTGATAGAATGTGTCAGCGCGTGCCAATGAGTGAGGCAGatacaaggatccacacgcgggtgagggaagcaggcaggcagacaaaccagaatgagtttggagtctttaatagtgaacacacgctggacaatgaaacaatgagccaaccagacaaaattgactaacagggtttaaatacaggaggagctgggaccttgggtgattgggagatgagaggcaggtgggagcaattaacatggacacaggactgaacagaatggggagacaggacagggtgtgacagtacccccccccccccccccctcaaatggCTGAttccagatgcccacaggaacacagagcagggcgggaggagggggaaccggagggagggccgagagggaccgatggagaggaggcagggaccagtagagtccgggggcctgcgcctggggcagaggaggcgacgacgggctcctgggggcctgcgcctggggcagaggaggcggcgacaacgggctcttgggggcctgcgtctgtggcagaggaggcgacgacgacgggctcttgggggcctgcgtctgtggcagaggaggaggcgacgacgggctcttggaggtctgcgtctgtggcagaggaggaggcgacgacgggctcttgggtgcccacgcctggtgagggcaggactggcggtgaccggaggcagacgcCGGAGGACACGTCTTTGactactggactggaggcggcggcgacaacctcagggctggaggcggcggcgtcggcctcagggctggaggcggcggcgtcggcccCTGGGCCGTAAGCGTcggcggcgtcgacctctgggccggAGGCGGCGTTGgcctcagggctggaggcgtcgtcgtCGGCCCCTGGGCCGTAAGCggcggcggcgtcgacctctgggccggaggcggcggcgtcgacctctgAGCCGGAGGCTGCGGTGTCGACCACTAGGCCGGAGGCGGCGGTGTCGACCTCTGGGCCGGAGGCGGCGGCATCCACCACTGGGCCGGAGGTGGCGGCGTCCACCACTGGGCCGGAGGCGGCGGCGTCCACCACTGGGCCGGAGGCGGCGGCGTCCACCACTGGgccggaggggacgtcgacctctgcactggaggggacgtcgacctctggactggaaagagcgtcgacctctggactggagagggcGTCAACCTCAGGACTGGAGAGGGCGTGgactgggggcgtcgacctccatcgacttttggttcggaggcgtcgacttctggtccgggggcgtcaacttctggtccgggggcgtcgacttctggtccgggagcgtcgacttctggaccgtctgcttctggactgtctgcttctggaccgtcgacttctggtctgggggcgtcggcttctggaccgccggcttctggagtggaggaggagttgctacagacgggaccgcttggacaggctggaccggatgcggtgcgacctcctggaccactgctggaacaggatgtggtgcgacctccgggaccaccacgggaACTCGATGTGGTGCACCCACCGGGACCACagctggaacaggatgcggtgcgacctccgggaccaccgctggaactggatgtggtgcgacctccgggaccaccgctgggacaggagcTGACTGAACTAGTGGTGCCAGAAACtaggagagcagggaggatagattgtccagctggagctcctggagactgaggctctgatggagttgggccagctcaactCGGAGACCGGCAAGCTGTGCTGGGTGGACTGTGGATTCGATCCTTTGGccaagagatgagggagctgcagactggaccggaaccgtctcctggtaattcgtggaggttagggtgtccaggtgggactcctggaggctgacaagCTGACGGAtctggccaagctccgcctggagaacggcgagctctgtcagttgggctg
This sequence is a window from Nothobranchius furzeri strain GRZ-AD chromosome 3, NfurGRZ-RIMD1, whole genome shotgun sequence. Protein-coding genes within it:
- the LOC107385646 gene encoding insulin-like growth factor-binding protein 6 produces the protein MLIYTNILVLLLSERTLCSVLIPLPRGCPTCEGKLLQGPPPADLNATTLAVGEPCGVYTLSCAQGLRCEPPQDEQRPLRALLEGRGVCSKATTTTTATATTAQVHTEEPTPTENPNEAPCRKLLTTLTKGLEAHLFKSHHEIYMPNCDKRGFFKKKQCWSSRGKQRGKCWCVDEDGTPIAPKNKQKGSLSC